One genomic region from Nitrososphaerales archaeon encodes:
- a CDS encoding DUF2283 domain-containing protein: MSELWYDADEDVLGIQFSKRKYWKSVEVASNVVVDLSTNGEIIGIEILKAKESFKKDVPVIISNAKRRK, from the coding sequence ATGAGCGAACTTTGGTATGATGCTGATGAAGATGTACTCGGCATTCAATTCAGCAAAAGGAAATACTGGAAAAGCGTTGAGGTAGCTTCTAACGTAGTAGTGGATCTGTCTACAAATGGAGAGATTATAGGAATTGAAATATTGAAAGCTAAAGAATCTTTCAAGAAAGACGTTCCTGTAATAATTTCCAATGCTAAAAGACGCAAATAG
- a CDS encoding S8 family serine peptidase, whose protein sequence is MALGATLNLPTYLVACILAVLMRKIDGRNVMNKYVRLSAVLLSTILLLSSMQSVAIGQTPATNQQDNIHGKFEPGLYDKLKALEKEATLKGETPRDYDIIIHVNELPVDQDLKDKKDKLGNALEQIHKAKNVAKMQVLSFVTATVPIKEIFRLAAYDEVKLITDAEIFGQLVGLEDTNLIGVQKTPIVQPYLDVSRPEVRANLVSQTGSGIKIAILDTGIHQCNTSCHTDFSGRVSNVWDYTGTGYSDSHGHGTALATIAAASGAVSGGLYKGIAPAATLLNIKISTSGSVSPSTAINAIDRAVTNGANVILLATAFSCLVSSSGYSVAVAADQAVEKGVTFVTAIGNTGTNAVSSPACAYNVITTIAVDDRNTQSQSDDILWSGNSYGPISDGIVKPDLVAPGVAIHVLKKDAVPSDPLSNQYYDTAGGTSYAAGHVAGVAALVIQAHSTWTPAQVKASLKQTADLYNLGSDENHRGKGLVDAYDAVNLATSSINYANAYAFDVPNYPSLSSYTITSGSGDSVSYKLSKETTFSKGLSANSGSLKGTTTFKRMSFPSIKISGLSQTLDDTKLYSGPRADRSGSGLAYTYVKYLLGSDEVTLQWLVGSGAIQPYAYFQASSSKTLEALQYLDFDIGSTNTNDKATLAVSPYTPYTYEQKFTVGTSFNVRDNSPLVTPWLNFNYGGDTTITEWILKWKSTEDPTNNPDSFYSSTECINCSGSGDNILAYYKGSRTATSHFSGPSISVNWTTPP, encoded by the coding sequence GTGGCACTTGGAGCCACTTTGAACCTACCAACTTATTTAGTTGCATGTATACTGGCTGTGTTAATGAGGAAAATAGACGGAAGAAATGTAATGAACAAATACGTTAGACTGAGTGCAGTACTGTTATCAACCATATTGTTGTTGTCATCTATGCAGTCAGTTGCTATAGGACAAACGCCTGCTACAAACCAGCAAGACAACATACATGGCAAGTTCGAGCCTGGCTTATATGATAAATTGAAAGCGTTAGAGAAAGAAGCAACACTGAAAGGAGAAACCCCTAGAGACTATGATATAATCATACATGTAAATGAATTACCAGTTGACCAAGACCTTAAGGATAAGAAGGATAAATTGGGTAATGCCTTGGAACAGATCCATAAAGCCAAGAATGTTGCAAAGATGCAAGTACTGTCTTTTGTGACAGCCACCGTACCTATAAAGGAAATCTTCAGGTTGGCTGCGTACGACGAGGTGAAACTAATCACGGACGCTGAGATATTTGGACAGTTGGTAGGTTTAGAAGATACTAATTTAATCGGTGTGCAGAAAACTCCGATTGTTCAACCATACTTAGATGTCAGTAGGCCAGAGGTAAGAGCGAATCTGGTGAGTCAAACAGGTTCTGGCATAAAAATAGCAATTCTTGACACAGGAATTCATCAATGTAACACGTCGTGTCACACAGATTTTAGTGGAAGAGTTAGTAACGTGTGGGACTACACGGGAACGGGCTACAGTGATAGTCATGGTCACGGCACCGCTTTAGCAACTATTGCAGCAGCATCTGGAGCTGTTTCGGGCGGTCTTTACAAAGGAATTGCACCAGCAGCGACATTGCTGAATATAAAAATAAGCACCTCTGGAAGTGTATCGCCTAGTACTGCGATTAACGCAATCGACAGAGCCGTTACAAACGGAGCAAACGTCATACTTCTTGCCACAGCCTTTTCATGTTTAGTAAGTAGCTCTGGCTACAGTGTTGCTGTTGCAGCAGACCAAGCAGTTGAGAAAGGCGTGACATTCGTAACAGCCATAGGAAATACAGGCACTAACGCTGTATCATCCCCCGCGTGTGCCTACAATGTAATTACCACAATAGCAGTAGATGACAGAAATACTCAAAGTCAGAGTGATGATATACTTTGGTCGGGAAATAGCTATGGGCCGATATCCGATGGCATAGTAAAACCAGATCTGGTAGCACCAGGTGTAGCAATACATGTCTTAAAGAAGGATGCAGTTCCGAGTGATCCTCTTTCGAACCAATACTATGATACAGCTGGTGGAACCAGTTACGCTGCTGGACACGTAGCAGGAGTAGCTGCACTCGTAATACAGGCTCATTCGACTTGGACCCCAGCACAAGTTAAAGCATCATTGAAACAGACTGCGGATCTGTACAATCTAGGTTCAGATGAAAATCATCGCGGAAAGGGGTTAGTCGACGCATATGATGCTGTAAACCTTGCAACCTCAAGTATTAACTATGCAAATGCCTATGCTTTTGATGTGCCAAATTACCCAAGCTTATCTTCATACACAATAACAAGCGGTTCAGGTGACTCTGTATCCTACAAGTTGTCAAAGGAAACGACTTTTTCGAAAGGTTTGTCCGCCAACTCTGGTTCACTAAAAGGTACAACTACATTCAAAAGAATGTCATTTCCATCAATCAAAATATCGGGATTATCTCAGACACTCGATGACACCAAACTCTATTCAGGCCCCAGAGCTGACAGATCAGGAAGCGGCCTAGCATATACCTACGTAAAGTATCTGCTTGGTAGTGATGAAGTGACACTACAATGGCTAGTTGGAAGTGGAGCTATTCAACCATACGCGTACTTCCAAGCGAGTTCATCGAAAACTCTAGAAGCACTGCAGTACCTAGACTTTGATATAGGATCCACGAACACAAACGATAAGGCGACACTGGCAGTGAGCCCCTATACACCATATACTTATGAACAAAAATTCACTGTAGGCACGAGTTTCAATGTTAGGGACAATAGTCCCTTGGTGACTCCATGGCTAAACTTCAATTATGGTGGAGATACCACGATAACGGAATGGATACTTAAGTGGAAATCAACAGAAGACCCAACAAATAATCCTGATAGCTTCTACTCCTCCACAGAGTGCATAAATTGCAGTGGTAGTGGCGACAACATCCTAGCATACTACAAGGGCTCCAGAACAGCAACATCCCACTTCAGTGGACCTTCAATCTCCGTGAACTGGACGACGCCACCTTAA